A single genomic interval of Aureliella helgolandensis harbors:
- a CDS encoding IS1182 family transposase, whose translation MNTQKPSQLARVSRPHRIQVEMHMLSLEDMLPRDHRARIVWSFVKTLDLEPLYEKIVVTKSTVGRNSIAPEILVSLWLLATLDGIGTARELGRRCETDIAYLWTLGNVTVNYHTLSDFRVENGAFLEKTLVDTVASLVAQGLVPLETIAQDGMRVRASAGSSSFRRKPTLESLQQQAQAHVDRLKKESENECDRSDGDARRQAAVERASRERQERLDEALRQFEELSKQRESRRKGDGEKTRVSTTDPDARNMKMANGGFDPAFNVQFATDADSRVIVAVDVINSGTDSGQMAPMHEKVCSTYDKTPKTQLVDSAYATKGDVKTVESKGTEVVSTIPRGSVLESKGKDPHAQQPGESDEYTAFRARMAKEEYKELYKTRPSVAEFPNADCRNRNLRQFKVRGLVKVKAVALWHAVAFNFTRMVNLGALAI comes from the coding sequence ATGAATACTCAAAAACCATCGCAGCTTGCTCGTGTTTCCCGCCCCCATCGTATTCAAGTGGAAATGCACATGCTTTCACTTGAAGATATGCTTCCGCGCGACCATCGTGCTCGCATTGTCTGGTCGTTTGTCAAAACGTTGGACCTAGAACCTCTGTATGAAAAGATCGTTGTCACCAAGAGCACCGTTGGCCGCAATAGTATTGCGCCGGAGATACTGGTTTCACTGTGGCTTCTGGCAACCTTGGATGGCATCGGCACAGCCCGAGAACTTGGTCGCCGATGCGAGACGGACATAGCCTATTTATGGACGCTCGGAAATGTCACGGTCAATTATCACACGTTGAGCGACTTTCGAGTGGAGAACGGAGCATTCTTGGAGAAGACGCTCGTTGACACGGTTGCCTCGTTGGTCGCCCAAGGTCTGGTGCCCCTGGAGACCATTGCCCAAGACGGAATGCGCGTTCGGGCTAGTGCAGGCAGTAGTTCGTTTCGCCGCAAGCCGACGCTTGAGTCATTGCAGCAGCAGGCTCAGGCTCACGTAGATAGATTGAAGAAAGAATCCGAGAACGAATGCGATCGTTCCGATGGAGACGCACGTCGCCAAGCGGCAGTCGAACGAGCATCGCGTGAGCGTCAAGAGCGATTAGATGAGGCTTTGCGACAGTTTGAGGAGCTTAGTAAGCAGCGCGAGTCTCGGAGAAAAGGTGACGGCGAAAAGACTCGCGTGAGCACTACGGACCCTGACGCCCGTAATATGAAGATGGCCAATGGTGGCTTCGATCCGGCCTTCAACGTCCAGTTCGCAACCGATGCTGACTCGCGAGTAATAGTCGCTGTCGATGTTATCAACTCGGGAACTGACAGTGGCCAAATGGCACCAATGCACGAGAAAGTGTGCTCAACTTACGACAAGACACCAAAGACGCAATTGGTCGATTCCGCTTACGCAACCAAGGGCGATGTTAAGACCGTGGAGTCTAAAGGGACCGAAGTCGTCTCCACGATCCCCCGTGGATCGGTATTGGAAAGCAAAGGCAAAGATCCTCACGCGCAGCAACCTGGCGAAAGCGACGAATACACAGCGTTTCGCGCGAGAATGGCCAAAGAGGAATACAAAGAGCTTTACAAGACGCGCCCGTCGGTTGCCGAGTTTCCCAATGCGGACTGCCGCAATCGGAACCTTCGGCAATTCAAAGTTCGAGGACTGGTGAAGGTCAAAGCGGTAGCGCTATGGCATGCCGTGGCCTTTAACTTCACACGCATGGTAAACCTGGGGGCCTTGGCAATCTAA